The Dehalococcoidia bacterium region ATGGCAAGGACTTCCAGCCAGGCGGCCGGAATTCCGGATTGCCCGTAGAAAGCGCCCGCGAGTTGACCAAAGATGGCGCCGGTCGTGTCCGCATCGTCGCCGAGGTTGACGGCTTTCAGCGCCCCTTCCTCGAAGCTGTCGGTCGAGAAGAATGCCCATAGGACCGCTTCCAGGGAGTCGACTACGTAGCCCGAACCGCGGATCTCGGGAGGCGCTTTCCTTCGGAACGAGCCGCCTGCAACCTCGCGCACGGCTTGGCTGAGCCTCAACCGCTCGGCAACCGATTCGGCGAGCCGCAGCAAATCGTCTTTGCTGCGGCCATCGAGGGCAGCGGCAATCATGACTCCGTAGAGCCGGCAGGCATCGACGGCCTCAAGGGCTCCGTGGGTGGTACGAGAGCTCTCTCCACAAAAGTGCGCGACGCGATCAGAGTCCGGGTGGAAGTACAGCGCCACAGGCGCCAGGCGCATCAGCGATCCATTGCCTGCCGACCGCTCATCCGTCGGCCCGGCGATTGGCTCGCCTGTACGCTCGAAGTGCGAAAGCGCC contains the following coding sequences:
- a CDS encoding ADP-ribosylglycohydrolase family protein is translated as MDQRERYTGSLLGLAVGDALGTTLEFRAPGTFEPIGGIVGGGPFRLAPGQWTDDTSMALCLAESLAECGFDPLDQMRRYVRWWREGYLSATGTCFDIGNTTRAALSHFERTGEPIAGPTDERSAGNGSLMRLAPVALYFHPDSDRVAHFCGESSRTTHGALEAVDACRLYGVMIAAALDGRSKDDLLRLAESVAERLRLSQAVREVAGGSFRRKAPPEIRGSGYVVDSLEAVLWAFFSTDSFEEGALKAVNLGDDADTTGAIFGQLAGAFYGQSGIPAAWLEVLAMRPYIEELAERLMRGPGS